From a region of the Oryza sativa Japonica Group chromosome 6, ASM3414082v1 genome:
- the LOC4340683 gene encoding MYB-like transcription factor ODO1 → MGRQPCCDKVGLKKGPWTAEEDQKLVAFLLTHGHCCWRVVPKLAGLLRCGKSCRLRWTNYLRPDLKRGLLSDDEERLVIDLHAQLGNRWSKIAARLPGRTDNEIKNHWNTHIKKKLRKMGIDPVTHQPLEPPRPPPREQDATPPPPPPPPQEIEESEEEEQEPSPLIEPHEITAPPPAAAAEAATSNCSVSPASVLSPSCSSSASAASAVDVAEWPEPMYMFGMDGIMDVGWNGLISGAGVDVDVDVDPFDHYYHDASFDDQDVWII, encoded by the exons atgggGAGGCAGCCGTGCTGCGACAAGGTGGGGCTGAAGAAGGGGCCgtggacggcggaggaggaccAGAAGCTCGTCGCCTTCCTCCTCACCCACGGCCACTGCTGCTGGCGCGTCGTCCCCAAGCTCGCAG GGTTGCTGAGGTGCGGGAAGAGCTGCAGGCTGAGGTGGACCAACTACCTGAGGCCCGACCTCAAGAGGGGCCTCCtctccgacgacgaggagcggcTCGTCATCGACCTGCACGCGCAGCTCGGCAACag GTGGTCCAAGATCGCGGCGCGGCTCCCCGGGAGGACGGACAACGAGATCAAGAACCACTGGAACACACACATCAAGAAGAAGCTCCGCAAGATGGGCATCGACCCCGTCACCCACCAGCCGCTGGAGCCGCCTCGTCCTCCGCCGCGCGAGCAGgatgccacgccgccgccgccgccgccgccgcctcaggagatcgaggagagcgaggaggaggagcaggagccTTCGCCGTTGATCGAGCCGCACGAGAtcaccgcgccaccgccggcggccgcggccgaggCCGCCACGAGCAACTGCTCTGTTTCCCCTGCTTCGGTGCTCTCCCCGTCctgctcctcgtcggcgtcggctgcCTCGGCGGTGGACGTGGCGGAGTGGCCGGAGCCCATGTACATGTTCGGCATGGATGGCATCATGGACGTCGGCTGGAACGGCCtcatctccggcgccggcgtggacgtcgacgtcgacgtcgacccGTTCGACCATTACTACCACGACGCCAGCTTCGACGATCAAGACGTCTGGATCATCTGA
- the LOC107275562 gene encoding transcription factor MYB44: protein MAMMEPSSSSSSSTASAVTPSSAPPSGRCCVVLRIKLPAAWTPEEDAALERLAVENGSRHWRRVAAQMPRKRSPVQCRDRWRDHLARDVFHRPYTAADDDELTRLVLRPGGGGDRWKDISRAVHGRSSRSVKRRWMEIGTSDELLRKLAPPVIDAVSGHGGGRRRLMRPNQAFGWRRC, encoded by the coding sequence ATGGCCATGATggagccctcctcctcctcctcctcctccaccgcttcCGCCGTCACTccgtcgtccgcgccgccgagcGGGAGGTGCTGCGTCGTCCTGCGCATCAAGCTCCCGGCGGCGTGGACGCCCGAGGAGGACGCCGCCCTGGAGCGCCTCGCCGTGGAGAACGGCTCCCGCCACTGGCGCCGCGTGGCGGCGCAGATGCCGCGCAAGCGCTCGCCCGTGCAGTGCCGCGACAGGTGGAGGGACCACCTCGCCCGCGACGTGTTCCACCGCCCCTACAccgcggccgacgacgacgagctcacCCGCCTCGTCCTGCGCCCCGGCGGAGGTGGCGACCGATGGAAGGACATCAGCAGAGCGGTGCACGGCCGCAGCTCGCGCTCCGTGAAGCGCCGGTGGATGGAGATCGGCACGAGCGATGAGCTCCTCAGGAAGTTGGCACCCCCGGTCATCGATGCTGTCTCCGGCCACGGTGGTGGACGCCGTCGTCTGATGCGGCCAAATCAAGCTTTTGGATGGCGCCGTTGCTAG
- the LOC107275396 gene encoding transcription factor MYB44: MDMELSSSSSAASVFASSSATSPPLGRCVVRIRLPPAWTPELDAVLERLAMEHGSRHWRRVAAQMPRHSSRRSPAQCRDRWRDHLARDVFHRPFTADDDAELALLCLRLDDGRSSRAVKRRWRELRKSDAFLGKLWRRPLSH, translated from the coding sequence ATGGACATggagctctcctcctcctcctctgccgcctCCGTCTTCGCTTCTTCATctgcgacgtcgccgccgctcgggagGTGCGTCGTCCGCATCAGGCTCCCGCCAGCGTGGACGCCCGAGTTGGACGCCGTCCTGGAGCGCCTCGCCATGGAGCACGGCTCCCGCCACTGGCGCCGCGTGGCGGCGCAGATGCCGCGCCacagcagccgccgctcgcccgcgcaGTGCCGCGACAGGTGGAGGGACCACCTCGCCCGCGACGTCTTCCACCGCCCTttcaccgccgacgacgacgccgagctCGCCCTCCTCTGCCTGCGCCTCGACGACGGTCGCAGCTCGCGTGCCGTGAAGCGACGCTGGAGGGAGCTGCGCAAGAGCGACGCGTTCCTCGGCAAGCTGTGGCGTCGTCCCCTGTCGCATTGA